A single window of Caldilineales bacterium DNA harbors:
- a CDS encoding DUF2723 domain-containing protein translates to MFALDRPARIALALLLLGAALLYLATLQNSLTPGELGGGDLITHHYAQVQARPANAPGYPLYTLGGWLWFHGWRSLWSGANPVAVLSSYSTLWALLALTIFFLLARHLAGGNLVISLGLSAFYAVTYFFWFYSVSAEQYTSAVAQTLAIVACVHAWDQNRRDRSLYALAFLLGLSLAHLVTVLFIAPGVLLFLVWTDPSLLRRGRLIVRCLGLALLPLVSYVFIYVRGAQHPEWRGAGSWPSAGAWFLDFISTGQGRAELTWVLGPLTREFPRLIWVELTPLLLILGLAGFVLMGRRFALMVGLTAAIYLVFSYVDRLGNWFQVIMPLYPLLLLGAAVSLGRLWRAFPSRGWRLVLAAILLALVITKAAAVYPRADLRDRAAAIGLEPGRVILFARPPQQAALLTAANEKLALDYLTAIAGQRPDLRVIGSGQVGAALAEGRPLFISAAAAAYAARETGLPLRYTAWAPGLLAASPGRLPPGAVDDLIEMAQPLGDGLTLAGYKLEPGPTPGQWDINLALRSASPPIHDWAISLRPLANGHELSQQDHPAPALGLTPTTSLAANEIVHDAFRFDLAPASPPDALRLILYRPLASGGFENLIRLDLPLPTGTH, encoded by the coding sequence CCGCCAATGCCCCCGGCTACCCGCTCTACACCCTGGGCGGATGGCTGTGGTTCCACGGTTGGCGCAGCCTCTGGTCGGGGGCCAACCCGGTGGCCGTGCTCTCCAGCTATTCGACACTCTGGGCCTTGCTGGCGCTGACGATCTTCTTCTTGCTCGCCCGCCATCTGGCCGGCGGCAACCTGGTCATCAGCCTGGGCCTGAGCGCCTTCTACGCCGTCACCTACTTCTTCTGGTTCTACAGCGTCAGCGCCGAGCAATACACCTCGGCCGTGGCGCAAACCCTGGCCATCGTCGCCTGCGTCCATGCCTGGGATCAGAACCGCCGCGACCGCTCTCTCTACGCCCTCGCCTTCCTGCTGGGCCTCAGCCTGGCCCACCTGGTCACCGTCCTCTTCATCGCCCCCGGCGTCCTCCTCTTCCTGGTCTGGACCGACCCCAGCCTCTTGCGCCGCGGCCGGCTTATCGTCCGTTGCCTGGGATTGGCTCTGCTGCCATTGGTCAGCTATGTTTTCATCTATGTGCGCGGGGCGCAGCACCCCGAATGGCGGGGCGCAGGCAGCTGGCCGAGCGCCGGCGCCTGGTTTCTCGATTTCATCTCCACCGGGCAGGGCCGCGCTGAACTGACCTGGGTGCTCGGCCCCCTCACCCGCGAGTTCCCACGGTTGATCTGGGTCGAGCTGACGCCGCTCCTGCTCATCTTGGGGCTGGCCGGCTTTGTCCTCATGGGCCGGCGCTTCGCCCTGATGGTTGGTCTCACCGCTGCCATCTACCTGGTTTTCAGTTATGTCGACCGCCTGGGCAACTGGTTCCAGGTGATCATGCCGCTCTATCCCCTGCTCCTGCTCGGCGCGGCGGTCAGCCTGGGCCGGCTCTGGCGCGCCTTTCCTTCGCGTGGGTGGCGCCTCGTCCTGGCGGCGATTTTGCTGGCGCTGGTGATCACGAAGGCAGCGGCCGTCTACCCGCGCGCCGACCTGCGGGACCGCGCCGCGGCCATCGGCCTCGAACCCGGCCGGGTCATCCTCTTCGCCCGTCCTCCTCAGCAAGCTGCCCTCCTGACCGCCGCCAACGAAAAACTGGCGCTCGACTACCTCACCGCCATCGCCGGCCAGCGGCCCGACTTGCGCGTCATCGGCTCAGGCCAGGTGGGCGCCGCCCTGGCCGAGGGCCGACCTCTCTTCATCAGCGCCGCTGCCGCCGCCTACGCCGCCCGCGAGACCGGCCTGCCCCTGCGCTACACCGCCTGGGCGCCCGGCCTCCTGGCTGCCTCGCCCGGCCGCCTGCCCCCAGGCGCGGTCGATGACCTGATCGAGATGGCGCAACCCTTGGGCGATGGCCTCACCCTGGCCGGGTACAAGCTGGAGCCTGGCCCCACGCCCGGCCAATGGGACATCAACCTGGCCTTGCGCTCTGCCAGCCCTCCCATCCACGATTGGGCGATCAGCCTGCGGCCGCTGGCCAACGGCCATGAACTGAGCCAGCAGGATCACCCCGCCCCCGCCCTGGGTCTGACGCCCACCACCAGCCTGGCCGCCAACGAAATCGTCCATGACGCCTTCCGTTTCGACCTGGCCCCCGCCTCTCCGCCCGACGCCCTCCGCCTCATCCTCTACCGCCCCCTGGCAAGCGGCGGCTTCGAGAACCTGATCCGCCTCGATCTCCCGCTCCCCACCGGCACTCACTGA
- the rplI gene encoding 50S ribosomal protein L9, with protein sequence MEVLLKKTVDGLGEAGQIRKVKPGYARNYLIPRGLAMPATPGLRKQADQIKGAADRRRQRELSAARGLAERIRATTLTFKARAGEGGRLYGSVTSTMIADRLEHSLGQEIDRRRLRLEHGLRELGEHEVTVHLASEVDATFKVIVEAEGEVEKAALSEKELETAAAAQIAATE encoded by the coding sequence ATGGAAGTTTTGCTGAAGAAGACCGTCGATGGACTGGGCGAAGCAGGCCAGATCCGCAAAGTGAAGCCCGGCTACGCCCGCAACTACCTCATCCCACGCGGGTTGGCCATGCCCGCCACCCCTGGCCTGCGCAAACAGGCCGACCAGATCAAGGGCGCGGCCGACCGTCGGCGCCAGCGCGAGCTGAGCGCCGCCCGCGGCCTGGCCGAACGCATTCGCGCCACCACCCTTACCTTCAAGGCCCGCGCCGGCGAGGGCGGACGGCTGTACGGTTCGGTCACGAGCACGATGATCGCCGACCGGCTCGAACACAGCCTGGGTCAGGAGATCGACCGCCGCCGGCTGCGGCTGGAGCACGGCCTGCGCGAGCTGGGCGAGCACGAGGTGACGGTGCACCTGGCCTCGGAAGTGGACGCCACCTTCAAGGTCATCGTCGAGGCCGAAGGCGAAGTCGAGAAGGCCGCCCTGAGCGAGAAAGAACTGGAAACTGCGGCGGCGGCCCAGATCGCTGCCACCGAGTAA